The genomic segment TTCTTTTCCCAGGTTACCTGATCGATTTTTTTATTCAATGCCCCACCCATTTCTTTGATACTTCTCCCCAGAGCAGTCAACTCATCATTGCCTCCTATTTCCAGTGCCGGGGCGAAATTACCGGCAGAAATTGCCCGGGCTGCCTTGCTGATCTCTCTTATCTGCCCTGTCAGGCGGTGCGATAGTATAACTGAAGCAACAAGTGCTATGATTGATGAGCCCAGTAATGCAGCAAGTATAATATATTTTAATCGGGAGGTTGTATCGTTAATCATAACTAAGGGAAGTGAGATCCTGATTGTTAACGTCCCATCTTCTGTAAACTCCATTAGAGAGGGAATTTCCACGGGAACAGCCAAATAATACATTTCTTCGCCAATTGTAGTGCTGTATCGGATAGAACTACCTTCACCAACAGCGTATGCTTCTATAATTTCGGGTCGTTGGGCGTGATTATCCATAAAGGCAGGAATTTCTGCAGAGTCTGCCAATACTGTACCATCCCTGTTAACCAGTGTGATCCTGAGTCCGAGCTCATGCCCCAACTGCTTACATAAATTATCAATATCTTGGGAACTGGCTCCGCGATCGCTCATTTCGGCGACCAGAGCTTCAACCAATTTAAGTTGTGTGTAGAGGTTTTCATGAAGATTTTTCATGTAAAAATTATTTAGAAACCAGATAAATGACAGCCCCATAATCAGAACAATAAGGGATATAACCAGGATATAGTAAAAAATTAAACGCCACCGAATGCTCGAAAACAAAGGAAGCCCTCCATCTATCCCTACCTACCCCTGCAGATTAATGAAAAGCAAACCTGTAGCCAACACCACGAACAGTTTCAATATAATACGGGTTAGCGGGATCATCTTCAATTTTTTGTCTCAGGTAACGAATGTGGACATCTACGGTTCGGGTGTCAACTTCTACTTCATAACCCCAAACCTTGTCCAATAATAATTCCCTGGTTAAAACTCTACCGGCATTGGACATCAGTAATTCCAGTAATATAAACTCTTTATGGGTCAGAGTTTGTTTTTTCCCTTCGACCGTTACTTCATGCCTTTCTGGATAGAGAACGATATTCCCATGCCTAAGAATCTTTTCAATTATCTCCGGGGAATCCTTTTCAACAGGCATTTTTATGTTTTCTATTCTCCTCAGCATTGCCCTTACCCTGGCCACCAACTCTCTTACACTGAATGGTTTTACCATATAATCATCGGCACCGAGTTCCAATCCTAAAACCTTATCAAGTTCTTCTTTACGGGCGGAGAGGATTAATATTGGGATTGAGACTGTCCTATCATTTCGACGGAGTGCACGGCATACTTCCAGACCGTCCATTTCCGGAAGCATGATATCGAGAATAATCAGATCGGGGGGTTCCTCGATGGCATGATCGAGTGCTTCTCTGCCATTGCCATAACTGCTCACCCGGTACCCCTCTTTACCCAGGTGAAATGATATCAGTCGGACGATATCTTCCTCATCTTCCACAACCATAATATGGCGCTGCTTGCGTTCAGATTTATAATTTTCCATATTTTTATTGTAGCATATCTCCCTTACTCTTAATAATTTATCTTTTACCTTAAACAACTCCGTGAGGAATATTTCACATGCTGGAATAAATATTTCTTTAATTTTCTTCCCTGAAAGAGTAAAATTGAGACAGGGAAATAATATTTTTACAATCTGGCAGGAAAGCCGGCTTAGCGATGAGGTACTTAATTGCCTTCATAATATTGTTGCTTTTTCCCCTGGCCCTTTTCTCAGTTACCATTACTGAAAAAACTGCGGCAACGATCAATGAATATGCCGAGATTAACGAAGAATTATGCCGTGATGAACAGGTAGAACGCTGCGACTCCTTAATAAGGCCCAATGTTTTTTCAGATGTTAAAACCCCCAATAAAAAAAGCTTATTTAACTGTATCGGTTCATTAAACAAAGAGGCATTAAATGTCCGTACCTGCAGCAAACTTCATATCAGACTGAAGATCCTCCGCATTTAGAAAAAGACCCACCCCGTTATCTGTTTTCAGCTATTGATAAGATCAAAAAGAATTGCTTATCAGTGACCCCTGGCAGTTATAAGTTGCATAAAATGATTAATAAAACAGGTTATAGGTGGTGAATCTAATGGGTGAGATGGAATTAAGTATTAATATGACCTGGCTGGACTGGATAATTGTTCTAGTCTACCTGGCCGGGATGATTTATGTCGGACTTTTCTTCCAAAAGAAAAATAAGAACTTTGAAGACTACTTTCTCGCTTCAAAGGGCATCACAATGCCTCTGTTGATCGGCACGCTGGTGTCAACTTTCTTTGGCCTTGATACACTTTTTGGCACCTCTGAAATAGGCTTCTATGAAGGTGTAACAGCTTTCTTCGCTTATGCGCTTCCTTATACCGGCATGTATATACTGATGGGTTTCCTCGCGCCAAAATTCCGAGAACTTAACAGCAATACGTTTGTAGATATTATGGCAGAACATTACGGGAAATTAACCCGGGTCATATCAGCACTCTGTTCATTCTTCTATTCAATCAATACGATGGAAATGATGGGTATGGGGTTTATTTTCGCTTTGATTTTTAAAATACCCTTTTCGGTCGGTGTCCTGATCGCAGCTGTGATCGTCGTTGTTTACACTTACACAGGAGGCTTATGGGCGGTTGCGACCACCGATATGGTCCAGTTTCTTGTTATGGCCGTTACCCTCGGAGTTGCGCTGATAATCTGCTGGGTTGATGTAGGAGGCTATAGCGGAGTTTATACCGGGCTTACGGCCTACCTTGGAGAGGATCCATGGTACTACTTCTCCCCATCCGGCGGATATCTGACAGCCGGGGTAATCATTGCTTATGCGTTAACTTCACTTGCAGTATTATGTGAACCTGCATTTCTGCAACGTATTTTTGCAGCCAGAAGCCCTAAAGAAGCGCGAAATGCCCTGCTGATTGGGACTCCAATCTGGACTGCCTACGAATTTGCCTGCTGCATGCTTGGAATTACAGCTGTTGCGGTTGTGGGACTTGGTTTGATGGGAGAACCTCATGCCAACCAGGCTTTAATCGCTGTGGTTGCCAAGTATATCCCGGCCGGATTTATGGGACTATTTCTTGCCGGTGTTCTTGCGGCTGCCATGTCTACCGCCGACTCCTATTTTTTGGTTTCTTCCGGTAACCTTGTATATGATATATACCGCCCCATTTTCAGGCCAGATCTTGAAGAGGATAAGTTGGTTGCATATACCAAGAGAGCAGTCCTGATTTCTGCAATTGTTTCTGTAAGCCTGGCCTTTTACTTCGAACGGATCATGGGAGTTTGGGTTTTCCAGGCCAGTATAATCATTAATACAGTGCTAATCCCACTTTATATTGCTGTTTTTCTAAAAAAATTCAAATTTACCAAACTGAGTGGAACACTGGCTTCAACTGTAGGGTTTTTTGGTACTATCGGCTATTATCTTGTGATCACTTTTGCCGGATATTTCTCTGAGGATTGGGAGACAATGGTCATAGAGCTCAATATTTTCGGACGTAGCTATGAGCTTTGGCAGGAATACGGTATCTTCCTGATTCCGCCATTTGTCATTCTGGCTTTTATAGTTGGGCAAATTTTCGGAAAAGACCGAGGCGATAGTTCCCTGAAGGGGGTAAATTAAATGACTGGTTGGGATATTGGAGTATATATTACAGGAGCTGTGCTAGTGATAGGCCCAATAGTTGTTTTCATATTTTATCTGAAAGAAATACTTCGTCACATACGCGAAGATGATTTTGGCCGCAAGAAATTCCCTTCAGAAGGTGAACAGTAGTTTAAAAACTGCATAATATGTTGAAGAATTACTTTTTATCCAGGTTAAAGCCGACTGTAAGATTGTCGGCTTTAACCTTGTCATGCTTTCTATAAAATGATAATATTAAGCGGGATTTGCAAACGGTAATATTTGTAAAATAAACCGTTTTCACAACATATATACATGGAGGTGTCTTTGTTGACAAAGAAAGTTGAAACAATGGATGGCAACACAGCTGCTTCATATATTGCTTATGCTTTAAGCGACGTGGCAGCAATTTATCCGATTACACCATCATCACCAATGGCTGAGATATGTGATGAATGGGCTGCTTAC from the Bacillota bacterium genome contains:
- a CDS encoding response regulator transcription factor, with the translated sequence MENYKSERKQRHIMVVEDEEDIVRLISFHLGKEGYRVSSYGNGREALDHAIEEPPDLIILDIMLPEMDGLEVCRALRRNDRTVSIPILILSARKEELDKVLGLELGADDYMVKPFSVRELVARVRAMLRRIENIKMPVEKDSPEIIEKILRHGNIVLYPERHEVTVEGKKQTLTHKEFILLELLMSNAGRVLTRELLLDKVWGYEVEVDTRTVDVHIRYLRQKIEDDPANPYYIETVRGVGYRFAFH
- a CDS encoding sodium:solute symporter family protein, which encodes MGEMELSINMTWLDWIIVLVYLAGMIYVGLFFQKKNKNFEDYFLASKGITMPLLIGTLVSTFFGLDTLFGTSEIGFYEGVTAFFAYALPYTGMYILMGFLAPKFRELNSNTFVDIMAEHYGKLTRVISALCSFFYSINTMEMMGMGFIFALIFKIPFSVGVLIAAVIVVVYTYTGGLWAVATTDMVQFLVMAVTLGVALIICWVDVGGYSGVYTGLTAYLGEDPWYYFSPSGGYLTAGVIIAYALTSLAVLCEPAFLQRIFAARSPKEARNALLIGTPIWTAYEFACCMLGITAVAVVGLGLMGEPHANQALIAVVAKYIPAGFMGLFLAGVLAAAMSTADSYFLVSSGNLVYDIYRPIFRPDLEEDKLVAYTKRAVLISAIVSVSLAFYFERIMGVWVFQASIIINTVLIPLYIAVFLKKFKFTKLSGTLASTVGFFGTIGYYLVITFAGYFSEDWETMVIELNIFGRSYELWQEYGIFLIPPFVILAFIVGQIFGKDRGDSSLKGVN